One genomic region from Geotrypetes seraphini chromosome 13, aGeoSer1.1, whole genome shotgun sequence encodes:
- the LOC117347335 gene encoding nicotinamide N-methyltransferase-like, translating into MESEVTSHETYQKCFNSKLFLNTYFCENGIAFTNGYIKFVMENMHKAFTSDGVQGDTLLDICIFPILSHLYPACNSFKEIITTNFLEQNRQEIESWLKNEKGAFDWSATMKLICELEGNRDTEPELEAKLRKKIKCVLKSDVTQNNPLDPLVQPAVDCLITCLCLEFACKDKDTFCCALNNISSMLKQGGYLILVGALGCTDYMLGERKFFTLSLDKEFLEKVIPECGYDILQLQTLIIPNPDPQSIATYKGYFFILARKQA; encoded by the exons ATGGAATCAGAAGTCACCAGCCATGAAACTTACCAGAAGTGTTTTAACTCCAAACTCTTTCTGAACACCTACTTTTGTGAAAATGGGATCGCCTTTACCAATGGCTACATTAAATTTGTGATGGAGAATATGCATAAAGCATTCACCTCAG ATGGTGTACAGGGGGACACCCTGCTAGATATTTGCATCTTTCCCATCCTGAGCCATCTATACCCAGCCtgtaattccttcaaagaaatcaTCACCACAaatttcctggaacagaaccgGCAGGAGATAGAGTCATGGCTGAAGAATGAGAAGGGGGCATTTGACTGGAGTGCAACGATGAAGCTCATATGTGAGCTGGAAGGCAACAG GGACACGGAACCTGAGTTAGAAGCCAAACtgagaaaaaaaatcaagtgTGTTCTCAAGAGCGATGTCACCCAGAACAACCCGTTGGATCCGCTGGTACAGCCTGCAGTAGACTGCCTGATCACATGTCTGTGTTTGGAATTCGCTTGCAAGGACAAGGACACTTTCTGCTGTGCTTTGAATAATATCTCATCAATGCTGAAACAAGGAGGTTATTTGATATTGGTGGGAGCACTAGGTTGTACTGATTATATGCTTGGCGAGAGAAAATTTTTCACTTTGTCCCTGGACAAAGAGTTTCTGGAGAAAGTAATACCTGAATGTGGTTATGACATCCTGCAGCTGCAAACCCTTATTATACCTAATCCAGATCCCCAATCTATAGCAACTTATAAGGGATATTTTTTCATTCTCGCACGCAAgcaagcataa
- the LOC117347336 gene encoding nicotinamide N-methyltransferase-like, with protein MESEVTSHETYQNCFDSKLFLNTYFCENGIAFTNGYIKFVMENMHKAFTSDGVQGDTLLDICIFPILNHLYPACNSFKEIITTNFLEQNRQEIELWLKNEKGAFDWSATMKLICELEGNRDTEPEIEAKLRKKVKCVLKSDVTQNNPLDPLVLPAVDCLITCLCLEFACKDKNTFCCALNNISSMLKQGGYLILVGALGCTDYMLGERKFFTLSLDKEFLEKVIPECGYDILQLQTLIIPNPDPQSIATYKGYFFILARKQA; from the exons ATGGAATCAGAAGTCACCAGCCATGAAACTTACCAGAATTGTTTTGACTCCAAACTCTTTCTGAACACCTACTTTTGTGAAAATGGGATCGCCTTTACCAATGGCTACATTAAATTTGTGATGGAGAATATGCATAAAGCATTCACCTCAG ATGGTGTACAGGGGGACACCCTGCTAGATATTTGCATCTTTCCCATCCTGAACCATCTATACCCAGCCtgtaattccttcaaagaaatcaTCACCACAaatttcctggaacagaaccgGCAGGAGATAGAGTTATGGCTGAAGAATGAGAAGGGGGCATTTGACTGGAGTGCAACGATGAAGCTCATATGTGAGCTGGAAGGCAACAG GGACACGGAACCTGAGATAGAAGCCAAACTGAGAAAAAAAGTCAAGTGTGTTCTCAAGAGCGATGTCACCCAGAACAACCCGTTGGATCCGCTGGTACTGCCTGCAGTAGACTGCCTGATCACATGTCTGTGTTTGGAATTCGCTTGCAAGGACAAGAACACTTTCTGCTGTGCTTTGAATAATATCTCATCAATGCTGAAACAAGGAGGTTATTTGATATTGGTGGGAGCACTAGGTTGTACTGATTATATGCTTGGCGAGAGAAAATTTTTCACTTTGTCCCTGGACAAAGAGTTTCTGGAGAAAGTAATACCTGAATGTGGTTATGACATCCTGCAGCTGCAAACCCTTATTATACCTAATCCAGATCCCCAATCTATAGCAACTTATAAGGGATATTTTTTCATTCTCGCACGCAAgcaagcataa